In a genomic window of Flavobacteriales bacterium:
- a CDS encoding LysM peptidoglycan-binding domain-containing protein gives MKKLLVLFVVFVVSGSVQAAVGESGDTLRIRKDDPIVAMIDSLTTLKFLESNKFTANRNNKYNFPADSVPRYSESVYRQRIKKLDQKTPMEFIYNDKVQAYIDLYAFRYRKYSQVILGMTDIYFPMFEQMLDKYGIPHELKYLPIVESALNPKAKSPAGAMGLWQFMLPTGKLFGLEVNSMIDERCDPIKATEAACKYLKYLHGLYKDWNMALAAYNAGPGTVNNAIRRSGGKTTYWEIYNYLPKETQGYVPAFIGVNYVFSYATEHNMYPVEPRMRYFEYDTLVVEKELDMTSISAILGISMDELKFLNPVYKTNVIPKIDGKKSYLYLPKDLVGDFLANEDTIYRHKMRPDMEQVIASQKIHVVKSGEYLSTIASKYGVSVADIKRWNNLKSNSVSKGQRLVLHPGDASPTVTEQNNNNIAQNNVSSEKTNGNPTSTKTTTGTGSKTAQTKTYVVKSGDSLWNIANKYGVSVEEIKQYNNLKGNGLQAGQKLKIPVKGNG, from the coding sequence ATGAAAAAGCTATTAGTCCTTTTTGTGGTGTTTGTAGTGTCTGGTTCTGTCCAGGCCGCTGTGGGTGAATCTGGGGACACCTTACGAATCAGAAAAGATGATCCGATCGTTGCGATGATCGATAGTCTGACCACCTTAAAATTTCTCGAGAGCAATAAATTCACGGCTAACAGAAATAACAAATACAATTTTCCTGCCGATTCAGTTCCGCGCTATTCCGAAAGCGTTTATCGCCAGCGCATCAAAAAACTGGATCAGAAAACACCAATGGAGTTTATTTATAACGACAAAGTTCAGGCTTATATCGACCTGTACGCTTTTCGTTACAGAAAGTACTCGCAGGTGATTTTGGGAATGACCGATATCTATTTCCCGATGTTTGAGCAGATGCTCGATAAATACGGAATTCCACATGAACTTAAATATCTTCCGATTGTAGAATCTGCTTTAAATCCCAAAGCTAAATCACCGGCAGGTGCCATGGGATTGTGGCAATTTATGCTGCCTACCGGTAAACTTTTTGGCTTGGAAGTGAATTCCATGATCGATGAACGCTGTGATCCGATTAAAGCAACCGAGGCTGCCTGTAAATATTTGAAATACCTGCATGGTTTGTACAAGGACTGGAATATGGCTTTAGCAGCTTATAATGCAGGTCCGGGTACAGTAAACAACGCTATTCGTCGCTCCGGCGGAAAAACCACTTATTGGGAAATTTACAATTACCTCCCGAAAGAAACGCAAGGATATGTACCTGCATTTATCGGTGTGAATTATGTGTTCAGTTACGCCACCGAACACAATATGTATCCCGTTGAACCACGCATGCGTTATTTTGAATACGATACACTGGTGGTAGAAAAAGAACTGGATATGACCTCCATTTCAGCCATTCTCGGAATCAGCATGGATGAATTGAAATTTTTAAATCCGGTTTACAAAACCAATGTCATTCCCAAAATCGACGGAAAAAAATCATATCTGTATTTACCCAAAGATTTAGTAGGCGATTTTCTTGCCAATGAAGATACCATTTACCGCCATAAGATGCGTCCGGATATGGAGCAGGTAATTGCCTCTCAAAAAATTCACGTAGTGAAAAGCGGCGAATACCTGAGCACCATCGCTAGCAAATACGGTGTTAGTGTTGCAGATATTAAGCGCTGGAATAATTTAAAAAGTAACAGCGTTTCGAAAGGACAACGTCTCGTTCTCCATCCGGGAGATGCCTCTCCTACAGTGACGGAACAGAATAACAATAATATTGCACAGAACAACGTTTCTAGCGAAAAGACCAACGGTAATCCCACCTCTACCAAAACAACTACCGGAACAGGAAGCAAAACTGCACAGACTAAAACCTATGTAGTAAAAAGCGGCGATTCGCTTTGGAACATTGCCAATAAATACGGAGTTAGCGTAGAAGAGATTAAACAGTACAACAATCTCAAAGGAAACGGACTACAAGCCGGTCAGAAACTTAAAATTCCTGTTAAGGGCAATGGCTAA
- a CDS encoding DUF4837 family protein, with translation MAKHLSFLAFVLILFSSCESGSTYKMASSGLSGELIVIMEDNYWNGALGDTARWYLEDVQPGLPQQEYLFNIGQYDHDGFSKIVKGHRNIILFEVGLKYDSSKTEYLKDIWASDQIVVKITAETPELAAAEFSKESSRIISLFNTTERDRMIARHKSDNSTSISDQLLKKHNLSLVLPGDCRLAEDHGDFIWITRDRIKYVNGEAHDVDEGIFIYSYPYTDDSTFTLSYLIAKRDSMCKAYVPGPSDGSYMGTETDSTYYPKLFASSLNGKYAAEIRGLYKTVNDYYGGPFISLSTFDEKRNRIVTVDCFVFAPKFHKREYLREMEAVCYSLSFP, from the coding sequence ATGGCTAAACATCTTTCATTTCTCGCTTTCGTTTTAATTCTTTTTTCTTCCTGCGAATCAGGATCTACTTATAAAATGGCATCGAGCGGACTTTCGGGCGAGCTGATTGTTATTATGGAAGATAATTACTGGAACGGTGCACTGGGTGATACAGCGCGCTGGTACCTGGAAGATGTACAACCCGGTTTACCGCAACAAGAATATTTATTCAACATCGGTCAATACGATCACGACGGTTTTTCAAAAATCGTGAAGGGTCACCGCAACATTATTTTGTTTGAAGTCGGACTTAAATACGACAGCTCAAAAACAGAATATCTAAAAGACATCTGGGCATCGGATCAGATTGTGGTAAAAATAACTGCAGAAACACCAGAACTGGCCGCTGCAGAATTCAGTAAAGAATCATCCCGCATCATTTCATTGTTCAACACCACCGAACGCGATCGAATGATTGCACGTCATAAATCGGACAATTCAACTTCCATATCCGATCAGTTGCTAAAAAAACACAATCTATCACTGGTATTACCCGGCGATTGCCGACTTGCCGAAGATCATGGAGATTTTATTTGGATAACGCGCGACAGAATAAAATATGTAAACGGCGAAGCACATGATGTGGACGAAGGAATTTTCATTTATTCCTATCCGTATACCGACGACAGTACCTTTACGCTTTCTTACCTCATTGCCAAGCGCGACTCCATGTGCAAAGCCTATGTTCCGGGTCCGAGCGACGGATCGTACATGGGTACGGAAACGGACAGCACCTATTACCCGAAATTATTTGCCTCTTCGCTCAACGGAAAATACGCTGCAGAAATTCGCGGTTTGTATAAAACGGTGAACGATTATTATGGAGGTCCCTTTATTTCGCTGAGCACGTTTGATGAAAAAAGAAACCGCATTGTAACGGTAGATTGTTTTGTATTTGCTCCTAAATTTCACAAACGCGAATACCTGAGAGAAATGGAAGCGGTTTGTTATTCGCTCAGTTTTCCCTGA
- a CDS encoding CvpA family protein, producing the protein MHIIDVILLIPILIGAWLGFRNGFILSLTTLIAFALATYAGIWFSDLVSGFIISISKSNSEYIPLISFSVCFIAICALVFFIGKWMSRLAKIVLLGSIDKLAGGFFGLAQFTLITAVVFSILDAYVYRSSGKEPEWRSKSVLYSPLTHLNALVWPGMEEQISLIYSIQEIQSETEKTEE; encoded by the coding sequence ATGCACATTATTGACGTCATTCTTCTTATTCCCATTTTAATTGGAGCCTGGCTGGGTTTTCGCAATGGATTTATTTTAAGTTTAACCACGCTTATCGCTTTTGCATTGGCTACCTACGCAGGCATTTGGTTTAGCGATCTGGTTTCAGGGTTTATTATTTCCATTAGCAAGAGCAATAGCGAATACATTCCGCTGATTTCATTTTCTGTTTGTTTTATTGCTATTTGTGCATTGGTATTTTTTATCGGCAAATGGATGTCGCGCCTCGCAAAAATTGTTTTACTGGGCTCCATCGATAAACTGGCGGGCGGATTTTTCGGATTAGCTCAATTCACGTTAATTACTGCTGTAGTATTTTCCATTCTGGATGCCTATGTATATCGTAGCAGCGGAAAAGAACCGGAGTGGCGCAGCAAATCGGTGCTGTATTCTCCCCTCACCCATTTAAATGCGCTGGTTTGGCCCGGAATGGAAGAACAAATTTCATTGATCTATTCCATTCAGGAAATTCAATCTGAAACGGAAAAAACAGAAGAATAA